The Lachnospiraceae bacterium oral taxon 500 genome window below encodes:
- a CDS encoding flagellin protein FlaA, whose translation MKINHNMPALRALRQLGKSETLLSDSLYKLSSGNRINRSADDAAGLAIAHKLKIQLNGLSQSSNNAWDGISLIQTAEGALNEVHAMLQRMNELSVQAANGSNLAEDRMNIQRELNQLKQEVDRLANSMDFNGVKILNGELDLMGQISDKTKAQLEAIHESVNPGKYGFTVTRKATKAQVTGSAMTGTMAADGTIQINGESFSYKQGESKTEVYGRLQQFANDLGITAGLNAGNLFLERQEYGSKPITLEGTPAALAEFGLTAGTVTGQDADAAPTGTDFPAGTIVKASGQELTFQGPDGFSIKVKIKDAANAGDTIGMELLKEGPAVLQIGANYGHTMQVRIPNISSAAIGITDVDVRSQKEAQDSIGLVKDAITLVSSIRSKMGAYQNRLEYTITNIDTSSLNMTEAHSRIMHIDMSVEMTEYTKQNVIQQAATALLAQANQKPQEMLQLLR comes from the coding sequence ATGAAGATCAATCACAATATGCCGGCGCTCAGAGCGCTGCGACAGTTAGGCAAATCGGAAACACTGCTGTCCGATTCCTTATATAAACTGAGTTCGGGCAATCGTATCAACCGCTCGGCTGATGATGCGGCGGGGCTGGCGATTGCACATAAGCTGAAAATTCAGCTTAATGGCTTGTCGCAGTCAAGTAATAACGCCTGGGACGGAATATCGCTGATTCAGACAGCGGAGGGAGCGTTGAATGAGGTTCACGCCATGCTGCAAAGAATGAATGAGTTGTCGGTTCAGGCAGCGAACGGCTCGAATCTGGCGGAAGACCGGATGAATATTCAAAGAGAGTTAAATCAATTAAAGCAAGAAGTCGACCGGCTGGCGAACTCAATGGATTTTAACGGTGTTAAAATCTTAAACGGCGAGCTGGATTTGATGGGGCAGATTTCGGATAAGACCAAGGCACAGCTGGAAGCGATTCATGAATCTGTCAATCCCGGAAAATACGGTTTTACCGTGACGCGGAAGGCAACCAAAGCGCAAGTTACCGGCAGTGCAATGACCGGTACGATGGCAGCCGATGGAACGATTCAAATCAATGGCGAAAGTTTTTCCTATAAACAAGGCGAGAGTAAAACGGAGGTATACGGCCGGCTGCAGCAATTTGCCAATGATTTGGGAATTACGGCCGGACTGAATGCCGGTAATTTGTTTTTGGAAAGACAGGAGTACGGTTCTAAGCCGATTACGCTGGAAGGCACGCCGGCGGCGCTGGCTGAGTTTGGTCTGACAGCCGGCACAGTAACCGGACAAGACGCCGATGCGGCACCGACCGGGACTGATTTTCCGGCGGGAACGATTGTCAAGGCTTCCGGACAAGAACTGACATTCCAAGGTCCGGACGGTTTCAGCATCAAGGTTAAGATTAAGGACGCCGCGAATGCCGGCGATACGATTGGCATGGAATTGCTGAAAGAAGGGCCGGCGGTTTTGCAGATCGGTGCGAATTACGGGCATACCATGCAGGTCAGAATCCCCAATATTTCATCGGCGGCAATCGGCATCACCGATGTTGATGTCCGCAGCCAAAAAGAAGCGCAGGACAGTATTGGCTTGGTTAAAGATGCAATCACCCTTGTTTCATCCATTCGCTCTAAGATGGGAGCCTATCAGAATCGGCTGGAGTATACGATTACGAATATTGATACCTCCAGTTTAAATATGACAGAGGCTCATTCGCGGATTATGCACATTGATATGAGTGTGGAAATGACGGAATATACCAAGCAAAATGTAATTCAGCAGGCGGCGACCGCTTTGCTGGCACAGGCCAACCAGAAGCCGCAGGAAATGTTGCAGCTGCTGCGTTAA
- a CDS encoding nucleotidyltransferase, whose amino-acid sequence MKKPILVVLAAGMGSRYGGLKQIDPVGQSGEKIIDYSVYDAIDAGFERVVFIINHKIEKDFKELVGAEIEKHAEVRYAFQELTDLPAGVTIPADRQKPWGTSHAVYAARDLLDAPFAVINADDFYGREAYHQIYQFLTETAEREDEYCMIGYLVKNTVTDKGSVSRGVCETKDGYLTAIVERTKIESRKDGIVYIEDDQAYPLADDTVVSMNLFGFKPSIVREIQNRIVGYLNEKLPANPLKCEYFLPATVDSLLKEGKATVKVLPTREKWYGVTYHEDKAEVVAALKALAEQGKYPKSLWGK is encoded by the coding sequence ATGAAAAAGCCAATTTTAGTTGTTTTGGCCGCGGGTATGGGCAGTCGTTACGGCGGATTGAAGCAAATCGACCCGGTTGGTCAGAGCGGTGAGAAAATTATTGATTACTCGGTTTATGATGCGATTGACGCAGGTTTTGAGCGGGTAGTTTTTATTATTAATCATAAAATTGAAAAGGATTTTAAAGAGTTGGTCGGAGCGGAGATTGAAAAGCACGCAGAAGTGCGTTATGCCTTTCAGGAATTGACAGATTTACCGGCAGGCGTGACGATTCCGGCTGACCGGCAAAAGCCCTGGGGAACTTCTCATGCCGTTTATGCGGCCCGCGACCTGCTGGATGCTCCGTTTGCGGTCATCAATGCTGATGACTTTTACGGCCGGGAAGCCTATCATCAGATTTATCAATTTTTGACGGAAACCGCAGAGCGTGAAGACGAATACTGCATGATCGGCTATCTGGTTAAGAACACAGTGACCGATAAGGGCTCGGTTTCCCGCGGCGTATGTGAAACCAAAGATGGCTATTTAACTGCCATTGTAGAAAGAACCAAAATTGAATCGAGAAAAGACGGGATTGTTTATATTGAGGATGATCAGGCTTATCCGCTGGCGGACGATACGGTCGTATCAATGAACCTGTTTGGCTTTAAGCCGAGCATTGTCCGTGAGATTCAAAACCGGATAGTCGGTTATCTGAATGAAAAACTGCCGGCCAATCCTTTAAAGTGTGAATATTTTCTGCCGGCCACCGTTGATTCTTTGTTGAAGGAAGGCAAGGCAACGGTTAAGGTGCTGCCGACCAGGGAAAAATGGTACGGCGTGACCTATCACGAGGACAAAGCGGAAGTGGTAGCGGCGCTGAAGGCTTTGGCGGAGCAGGGAAAATATCCGAAGAGTTTGTGGGGGAAATAG
- a CDS encoding mucin desulfatase, whose protein sequence is MNDKKRICDQFNFDGDFVSAESYGGGHINDTYKVVYQAGNKENQYILQRINSHVFKKPDEVMANIGKVTSYLNGLGKNGQYEVMELILTRDGQTYYQENGNFYRAFVFVKDALSYDYSKDLETIYESGRAFGNFQKMLSDFPQAELYETIPNFHNTFERYKTFCRSLEKDVQFRKDDCLAEIKFALEHEALTHIVVDEIAKGTVPVRVTHNDTKINNVLFDVHTGKGKCVIDLDTVMPGSLLYDYGDSIRSSAATAIEDEPDLDKVWWDKERFTAFTKGYLEEVKDTLTDKEKELLPYAGILITYEIGLRFLTDYLDGDIYFKTHYPKHNLVRAKNQFKFAADMEKHIDELKQIVESCLA, encoded by the coding sequence ATGAACGATAAGAAAAGAATTTGTGATCAATTTAATTTCGACGGGGATTTTGTTTCGGCGGAGTCTTACGGCGGCGGTCATATCAACGACACCTATAAAGTCGTTTATCAGGCCGGCAATAAAGAAAATCAATATATCCTGCAAAGGATTAATTCCCATGTGTTTAAAAAGCCGGATGAAGTAATGGCCAATATTGGTAAGGTGACGTCGTATTTGAACGGCTTGGGTAAAAATGGCCAGTACGAAGTCATGGAACTGATTCTGACCAGAGACGGACAGACCTATTATCAGGAAAACGGCAATTTCTACCGGGCATTTGTATTTGTCAAAGATGCGCTGTCCTATGATTATTCCAAAGATTTAGAAACGATTTATGAATCGGGCCGGGCATTTGGCAATTTTCAAAAAATGCTGTCGGATTTTCCGCAGGCCGAACTGTATGAAACAATTCCCAATTTTCATAACACCTTTGAACGTTATAAGACTTTTTGCCGTTCTTTGGAAAAGGATGTGCAGTTCCGCAAAGACGATTGTTTAGCGGAGATTAAGTTTGCTCTGGAGCATGAAGCTCTGACGCATATTGTAGTGGACGAGATTGCCAAGGGAACGGTACCGGTCAGAGTAACGCATAATGACACCAAAATCAATAATGTTCTCTTTGATGTTCATACCGGCAAAGGGAAATGCGTGATTGACTTAGATACTGTTATGCCGGGCAGCCTTTTGTACGATTACGGCGATTCGATTCGATCGTCGGCGGCAACGGCGATTGAGGATGAACCGGATTTGGATAAGGTGTGGTGGGATAAGGAACGCTTTACTGCCTTTACCAAGGGCTATTTGGAGGAAGTAAAGGATACTTTGACCGATAAGGAAAAGGAACTTTTGCCCTATGCTGGCATTCTGATTACCTATGAAATCGGACTGCGCTTTTTGACTGACTATCTGGATGGAGATATTTACTTTAAGACCCACTACCCGAAGCATAATCTGGTTCGGGCCAAAAATCAGTTTAAGTTTGCGGCTGATATGGAAAAGCATATTGATGAGCTGAAACAAATTGTGGAAAGTTGTTTGGCGTAA
- a CDS encoding flavodoxin, with protein MKVAIRYYSKTGNTKKLACAIQEQLGVAAETIDIPVPYDIDLLFLGTSTYGGRMAREIADFIPTLKDRQIKVVAFSSSFFRKSNYNFLHKQLNSVKIALLPENFHSGSIFNLFRHRYPNEVDLKKIKSFSQEIVRKYLG; from the coding sequence ATGAAAGTAGCGATTCGATATTACTCAAAGACCGGAAATACTAAAAAATTAGCATGTGCAATACAGGAGCAGCTGGGAGTGGCAGCGGAGACGATTGATATTCCAGTTCCGTATGATATTGACTTGCTTTTTTTGGGGACATCGACCTATGGCGGTCGGATGGCCAGAGAGATTGCTGATTTTATTCCGACTTTAAAGGACAGGCAGATTAAAGTAGTGGCTTTCAGTTCGTCGTTTTTTCGGAAATCGAACTATAATTTTCTGCATAAACAACTAAACAGTGTGAAAATTGCTCTTTTACCGGAAAACTTTCATTCCGGCAGTATTTTCAATTTATTCCGTCACCGCTATCCGAACGAGGTGGATTTAAAGAAAATCAAGAGCTTTTCGCAGGAGATTGTCAGAAAGTATTTGGGATAA
- a CDS encoding diaminopimelate dehydrogenase has product MSKIKIGIVGYGNLGKSAEIGIRQQEDMELKGIFTRRDPGSLMLATPGVKAYSLEAAFALKEEIDVMILCGGSKDDIPSQGPQFAAGFNTVDGYDTHAHIPEYYQAMERAAQTAGKLAVISSGWDPGMFSLQRIYAEAVLPQGKTYTFWGRGVSQGHSDAIRRIAGVKDAKQYTIPAEEAIAQVKSGVMPELTARQKHQRECFVVAEEGADLEVIAQQIKTMPDYFADYDTTVHFISQAELKEKHAGLPHGGRVIRMGRTGAAEENMHEIEYRLKLESNPDFTASVLLAYARAAYRLNCEGVCGAKTVADIAPAYLLNKTAEEIRRNYI; this is encoded by the coding sequence ATGTCAAAAATAAAAATTGGAATTGTCGGCTATGGTAATTTGGGTAAAAGTGCAGAAATTGGCATCCGGCAACAAGAGGATATGGAACTGAAGGGAATTTTTACCCGCCGGGATCCGGGCAGCTTAATGCTGGCGACTCCGGGGGTAAAGGCGTATTCGCTGGAAGCGGCTTTTGCGCTGAAAGAAGAAATTGACGTTATGATTCTGTGCGGCGGCAGCAAAGATGATATTCCCAGCCAAGGCCCGCAGTTTGCCGCCGGTTTTAATACCGTGGACGGCTATGACACGCATGCTCATATTCCGGAATATTATCAGGCCATGGAGCGGGCGGCGCAAACAGCCGGCAAGCTGGCCGTTATTTCCAGCGGCTGGGATCCGGGCATGTTTTCACTGCAAAGGATTTATGCCGAGGCCGTACTGCCGCAGGGAAAGACCTATACTTTTTGGGGGCGGGGGGTCAGTCAGGGACATTCCGACGCCATTCGCCGGATTGCAGGGGTAAAGGATGCCAAGCAATATACCATTCCGGCGGAAGAAGCGATTGCGCAGGTCAAAAGTGGAGTGATGCCGGAGCTGACCGCCCGGCAGAAGCACCAAAGAGAGTGCTTTGTTGTGGCCGAGGAAGGCGCTGATTTAGAAGTAATTGCACAGCAGATTAAAACGATGCCGGATTATTTTGCCGATTATGATACGACGGTACATTTTATCAGTCAGGCGGAACTGAAAGAAAAGCACGCCGGACTGCCGCATGGCGGCCGGGTCATCCGCATGGGTCGGACGGGCGCGGCTGAGGAAAATATGCATGAAATTGAATATCGGCTAAAGCTGGAGTCCAATCCCGATTTTACCGCCAGTGTGCTGCTGGCCTATGCCAGAGCAGCCTATCGCTTAAACTGTGAAGGCGTCTGCGGTGCTAAAACGGTGGCCGATATTGCTCCGGCCTATTTGCTGAATAAAACGGCGGAAGAGATTCGGCGGAATTATATTTAG